Proteins from a genomic interval of Dermacentor variabilis isolate Ectoservices chromosome 8, ASM5094787v1, whole genome shotgun sequence:
- the LOC142590238 gene encoding neprilysin-1-like, with protein MHQQSSQSENMGSAAGPASGSRRSVAFTGAFRMSRRDLVATALLVSGASAIVVTAAITVRNRNRPEPLPSLLDLKPPRENPWQTRHMPLYFECESSACRATAEDLRKNVAWSLNPCADFYEYVCSSDRTQTNVYDHAVAHYLREVREVIRKYQNLGFFSRTAMSKKITRFFSACQSNRLQLSSWRSQLAHVWQYLDLAGNLAGVESMLATFSRVLEVFPVVHVAVLEASRRTCVVLSKPDGKGADRLFQVPHAFSTSFPHFAADLLGHTGKVPDDANDLINSAAKMEAELQKYSGPQGEQYYHLHEYGDIPASEVGNGSAAFDWTTYLRNFLTGVVSVKADSCVIVKSPAYVRHVVKVFGKVSKKDVRSFLKLRAAMALMPFRKLADAPGKEDVEKLCTLATYKLYRYAFLKEFNDTQLLQVFVSAGEKEVIVRMSYRNVITDALPASKSKNKVEEAMKSAKSKYFRIIKDVDHYYYSETTKPDQELAYNYVQGLGSMTQSWLRVVVASGGKIQDNQLNIRWDFDPDTNKLVVPVSIGHMKLKADKEFFLESTGLGGAMVRFLYRAFHERALFSARNASEQDRHNKTATACLEKQYGSKTVNETKVNGRRVLRAVAADNALVPVLHKAFKTSLYIHKIEVINYKRLEMSLANLPDVDADQLFFLMYGQTFCEPHEDTARVLAQAPWPPAKIRLNTALANYPEFAKAFKCGNGTAMNPKKRCSVFSSH; from the exons CGTCGCCACGGCCCTCCTCGTCTCGGGCGCGTCGGCCATCGTCGTCACCGCCGCCATCACGGTCCGCAACCGCAACCGCCCCGAGCCGCTGCCGTCGCTGCTAGACCTGAAGCCACCGCGGGAGAACCCCTGGCAGACCCGACACATGCCCCTCTACTTCGAGTGCGAGTCGAGCGCGTGTCGCGCTACGGCCGAAGACCTGAGGAAGAACGTCGCCTGGTCCCTGAACCCTTGCGCGGATTTCTACGAGTACGTCTGCTCTAGCGACCGAACACAGACGAACGTCTACGACCACGCCGTGGCCCACTACCTGCGCGAAGTGCGGGAGGTCATCCGCAAGTACCAAAACCTCGGCTTTTTCTCCAGGACCGCGATGTCGAAAAAGATCACCCGTTTCTTCAGCGCCTGCCAGTCGAACCGGTTGCAGCTGTCCTCGTGGAGGTCGCAGCTGGCACACGTGTGGCAGTACCTAGACCTCGCCGGAAACCTGGCGGGAGTGGAGAGCATGTTGGCCACGTTCTCGAGGGTGCTCGAGGTCTTTCCCGTCGTTCATGTCGCCGTGCTCGAGGCGTCGCGCCGGACATGCGTGGTCCTCAGCAAACCAGACGGCAAGGGCGCCGACCGCCTTTTCCAAGTGCCACACGCGTTCTCGACCTCGTTCCCGCATTTCGCGGCGGACCTCTTGGGTCACACGGGAAAAGTGCCCGACGACGCCAACGACCTCATCAACTCTGCGGCCAAAATGGAAGCCGAACTCCAGAAGTACTCGGGCCCTCAGGGTGAGCAATACTACCACCTTCACGAGTACGGCGACATTCCCGCTTCGGAGGTCGGAAACGGCAGCGCTGCCTTCGACTGGACAACGTACCTGAGGAACTTTCTCACGGGCGTCGTTTCCGTCAAGGCTGACTCGTGCGTCATCGTCAAGTCTCCGGCGTACGTGAGGCATGTCGTAAAGGTGTTCGGCAAAGTCTCGAAAAAGGACGTGCGCTCGTTTCTCAAGCTGAGGGCAGCCATGGCGCTGATGCCCTTCCGAAAGCTGGCGGACGCTCCTGGCAAAGAAGACGTGGAAAAACTCTGCACGCTGGCTACCTACAAGCTCTACCGCTATGCTTTCCTTAAGGAGTTCAATGACACACAGCTCCTGCAGGTGTTTGTCAGCGCTGGCGAGAAGGAAGTCATTGTGAGGATGTCTTACAG GAACGTCATTACGGATGCCCTGCCCGCGTCCAAGAGCAAGAACAAGGTGGAAGAGGCTATGAAGAGCGCGAAATCCAAGTACTTCCGGATCATCAAGGACGTCGATCACTACTACTACAGTGAGACCACGAAACCTGACCAGGAGCTCGCCTACAACTACGTCCAGGGGCTGGGATCCATGACGCAGTCCTGGCTGCGGGTAGTGGTCGCTTCCGGGGGCAAGATCCAGGACAACCAGCTGAATATCCGCTGGGACTTTGACCCAGACACGAACAAGCTCGTCGTTCCCGTCTCCATCGGTCACATGAAGCTGAAAGCTGACAAGGAGTTTTTCCTGGAGTCCACGGGTCTCGGTGGCGCCATGGTGCGATTCCTGTACAGGGCATTCCACGAGAGGGCGCTATTCTCAGCCAGAAACGCGAGTGAGCAAGACCGCCACAACAAAACGGCAACAGCTTGCCTGGAGAAGCAGTACGGGTCGAAG ACTGTGAACGAAACGAAGGTCAACGGACGCCGTGTCTTGAGGGCTGTAGCCGCCGACAATGCACTTGTGCCGGTGTTGCACAAGGCCTTCAAGACGTCGCTGTACATCCACAAGATCGAGGTGATCAACTACAAGAGGCTGGAGATGTCGCTGGCCAACCTTCCGGACGTGGACGCAGACCAGCTGTTTTTCTTGATGTACGGCCAGACCTTCTGCGAACCGCACGAGGACACCGCCAGGGTCCTGGCACAGGCACCGTGGCCTCCAGCAAAGATCAGACTCAACACCGCTCTGGCCAACTACCCGGAGTTTGCCAAGGCTTTCAAGTGCGGCAATGGTACAGCTATGAATCCAAAGAAGCGCTGCTCGGTTTTCAGCTCCCATTAA